CTGCGATCACTTGTCCACATACAAAATCATTGTTTTGGGGCGGCAGgtcgctgtttagaccacacaatctgctgcccagaaatgattgatttggtgcctgcatgaacgacaggttcacctgatgaacgagcgtttcggGTGATTGGCGGAACATTTAGATGGCCAGCTTATCATGAACGAGAGTTCGCAGGAAtggtcgttcccgataatctgtccGATTTAATGGTATGTGTAAATCCACATTTATTTGGCTGCCCAGGTCTCTTCATTTCCATAAACTGTAGATTGAAGGTGACCAGACCATGGATGACCAATGACCCTCCCAAGAACCAAAAGAATTCAATACGTGTTCTAATGCCAAATCGAAAGATGGCGGTTGCCTATAAATAAGCCTATGGGCAGTTTTGGATTTTATCTGCCTGAGGACCCCTATGATATCACCAACGATATCTAGGTGGGCTGGTTAGATTGGTCGGAGCAATCCTAGATTGTACAGGATGGGTTGTTCTGGTCTGATTTAGTGATCCGTGAAGATGGGCGGCATCGGTGTATTTGGCGGCTGCTTATCAACATGCCCATTTGGCCATATAGAAAGGACAAGGTAATGGTGGAGTTCACTGGCATACATTCCATATAggcagttgctatggggcccctgagtGTGAAGGGCCCAGCAAGGCTAAATGGCCTCACCCCCTTTCCGACCTGAACGCACAGCTCCCTTCCTCCTTGCCCGTGGGAGTTGGTTACTTTTGTGAGACCTCTTTTGTCCTACAAttaattttttgaaaattttttttccagtctcTGGCGCAGTGGTAAATTTTTGAGTTTTGCTTGGGATCTGATTCTACTTTAACTATAAAGCTGGTTTTACTCTCCGAATGTGGTTTTAGTGAACCTTGGGCAGAAGATAAGTTATCTGTAGAGGAATAAACTTTGTGAACTTTCTCTGTGAGGCAGGAATGTGTGTGTTACCATGACGACGATTGCACTGCGACTATTACTAGAGTTAATGTATCGTTGTGGCTGCGACCGCAACACCAAAAAACACAAAAGTGTCCGCGTATCTAGGACTTAAAATTCTCATAGAGGGTTTGTCCTGGAGTACGGACATAATAAATTAACTTGCTTGTAATTGCTTATCAAAAGTTTGACCCGCTCCCCCCCCCATAGCGACTTCCTCTACGTACAGCCCTATAGATATTAGCatgtggtcatgtgaccagcagaTGAAACGTCGCTATGGATCAAATCGCTTAGAATAGTTAACACCTTTAGATACATTGTTTCCCCCTGAGGTAGAGAATTTATtgattattaaatttattttattttttattattttaggtgCTGCTGGAGTATTTGTTGGACACCCGTTTGACACAGTAAAGGTGGGTTACATTTACATTATATATCCATTATGTTCTTGCATTCATAGGTATGAGTTGCATAAATGAAATAtccttttatttccatttttaatAGGGATTCCACCTTACTTTTTGCTTTACACGTGTGagatgtatattaaaggggtattcccatcttagacaatgggggcatatcgctaggatatgcccccattgtctgataggtgcgggtcccacgtctgggacccgcacctacaaggaggaaggcgcaccgcacatgcacagccgccctccattggtttctatggagccgccgaaaatagccgagcgctggctcggctatttcagtcggtcccatagaaatgaatgggagcagtggccacgcatgcgcggtgcgctcccattcacctcaatgggagaggtggggagctgtgcctggtggtggacggaccccggggtgCTCCAACCACAACTCTCCCCAGcttcgttctccttgtaggtgcgggtcccagaggtgggacccgcacctatcagacaatgagggcatatcctagcgatctgCCCCCATTtataagatgggataaccccctttaaagtaGAATTACCTACATTTCTGCTCTTGCCCGACAGGCTTCATAATGCAGATTTTCTATACTTGCTTAGGATAAGTTATATCCAGCGCTataagttagggctcatgcacacgaccacaaaaaaaaggaactgcaaaaaatacggatgacgttcgaCTGCATTGCGTATTTTGCAGACCATATCagctggaccctaatagaacagtcctatccttgtctgtaatgcagacaataacagggaatgttctattttttgcagaacggaattacGGACTGACGGAAACagcatgcacacggagtaacttcgccctttttttttttttttttttttttttttgtggacccattaaaatgactggttccgcatacggttcgcaaaaaaaaactgaacggaaagaaaataagtttgtgtgcatgagcccttataatgaTGAGAGCTTGCAGTAAGGAGTGTGCTCCTCAGAATACAGGTCATATGGAAGTGGAACTCCCCTTTAAGGGCAGGGTAATGCATTGAGTCACCTGGCAATTTTTATTGGAACTCACTCATTTTAAAGGGATGGTTCAGGGTTGAAATAACATGGCCGCTTTCTTCCTTTACTGTTCGGCAGTATGaaatctgagctgcaataccatatacagtccatggacaggtgtggcgctgttttttaaagaaggcaggtgtttgttttttatttagtttttttgtaatcTTTGACCTTTCCGTTAATCTCTTTAAACCTGGCAGAGATGAGCGGTGCCAGTGTAGTCTTGCTGCCACTTATCTACCTGATATCCTCTCGCTCTGCAGGACTTAACCCATCTAAGGTGGTCATAGAGTCGGCAATGTGCCCCTAATTGCCACTGTCCCCTATCGCCAAAAATATACAAGATTGGATACAGttgtaacaaaccttcagctgtgagaTATATTAGGTCTGTGCAGGTTCTTAGCCTCTGGATTTGAACAAGAAtgctctcattcactgacagcaagcagaggacaTAAATGGAGAGAAATTGAatgtacaaatggaggaaatttGCAGGACAATTATTAAAGAGGTATTAGAAATGCTAACTatttgattggggggggggggggaattgattACTAGAATGGGGGACCCCAGCGAGACCTAGACGAGAAGGGGTTTGTATGAAGTGGTGCTCCACTCTCTCTAGCAATTGGTGGAGTTCTTCGTGGTTACATCAGCGGGTAGGTGATACCCATTTAAGAAGAGAGGGCATGGAGAATTTGGATTCCCTTTTAAATGGAACAGAAATTAGCGATCGCTCCTACCACTCAAGGGAGTAATTCTGCTAGTGGTGGTGTATTAGGGGGTTACTATTTAAGCGGTTGTACCATgttttccctttcgtcctaaccagcagcacaagtgggagggggggggggaactggtgGAATTTTTATTGATAAAATTATTACCCAAGATTAATTAAACAATTAACCCACCCCCATAAAGGGACGCCCGCCCCAATACAGtgcttttttttctctgtccTATATTTTTTATGTGATTATTGCCCATAATTTGAACTTTGTTGTCTCTCGAGCTTTTGATCAGTGACCGGTTGTAGATTCTTTACCTGTGCGGCGTCTGCTGCCTTTTTCTCAGTTCCCCCCGACGGTGATGCAGCGCGGCGCGCCGCTGCACTACAGAACACTCTGTCCGGCTCTGCGGGTGCTGCGTTCTAAGCCGCCATTCGGTGGCGGCGTGAGAGCGGTGGCCGCACTGTGCCGCTGTGACCCTAAAGTACGTCCGATTACTACTTCCGGGTCGGGATTGCGTTGTGCCGGGGCTCCCAGCATCTAATTTAGCTTTGTTGCATAGCCAAGAACTTAATAGTAACCAGGAtgtatttatatacattttttggtggtttaaaaaaatataagctCTGACCTCACTGCCGGTGGGGGCGGAGCCTTGCTTGGCGGGAGCTGTCGTTCCCAGGCTCTCCCTCTTGCCCTGCATTGAATTGCTAGCCAGACACTTGTTTCTGTGCTTGCTTCTGCGTTTACAAGATTTTGTAACGTAATTTCGTTTTCCAATGTCGTCTCCTAACGGCGATCAGCATGGGAAATCCTCCCATAAACAGAGGCACTTAACTTGTGCCAATTGTGGTACGCCGATGCCGGACTCCTATGAGTATAATAAATATCCTGGATGCCGTCCTCCCCAAACGCAACCCACTATGGATGACATGTTTGGATGGATGAAAGAGTTTATGGGAAATTCCATTAGGGAAATTATAAATTCCCTTTCTAATAAAAGGGCTAGAGTATCTTCGCCAGGTCCTCTGCCTATGGCTGATGACGTCATAGCTgtggaagaccactcctcctcttCGGGTGAAGAAGATGCCATCTATCTTTTTTCCTGCCAAGACGCAAAGACTTTTACGCTCCATCTGATCAAGGGATCACgatgttgagcaaggggaagctccacagtccacctctagggggccaagaGCCTTTAAAGTGGACGAAAATTTAAAGAAACTGATGCTGACCGAATGGAAGCATCTTGGAAAAAGGTCCTGTCCTCACCAAGAGGTTTAAACTGATGTTCCCCCTCCAAGAATCGGAATCAGAGCTTTGGGTACCGCCCCTGAAGGTCTATATGGCGATATTGAAACTATCTAAAAGGACCTTAGTCCCTTCCGATGATGGAGGCAATCTTCAGGATCCATTAGATCGCAGGGCTGAATGCACTCTGAGACGCAATTATTCTGCGGCAGAAGCCTCTGCTTCTGTTGCAGTTGCTTGCTCAGAGGTGGCAGATTTCGTTCGGTCACGCATCCTCGGAATCCAGTCGGATCTGGAATTTGGTGTTTCCAGAACTGACGTATTTGATCAGTTCAGAACTTTGCTTCTCGGAAAGGATTTTTTATGCAATGCCTCTACACAGTACCTCAGGTTAGTCGCTAAAAGCATGGCCCTCTCCTCTGCTAGTCGTCAGCCCTATGGCTGCGCCCATGGGTTGCTGATATTACCTGCAAATTTAATCTATGTGGCCTGCTGTACGAACCAAGGAGGCTCTTTGGTTCTGAATAGGACAGGTTAATGGAGAGCCTTGCTGATAAGAAGGGGAAATCCCTCCCCCAACAAGCATTTCATGGCCGTGGTagggccagaggaagaaggacCCAAGGCTCCTCCAGATCCCAGAGGCGTCAAGATTCGTCCAGACGCGGACGGGGTCGCGGTCGTGGGAAAGACCGTAAGGCGGACCTATGACTCTCCAGCCtgccctcccccttcccctccaaaCCTTCTCCCCCCTCCAGTTGGAGGTCACCTAAGTTTATTTCAGCAGGCCTggctgcaagacatcctggaccagTGGGTCCTGGATATAATTATGTTCGGTTACAGGATAGatttcctgccccccccccccccaagagaaGTTTGCCCTGACCCACACCGAGCAGTTGGTGTTGGAGGACTCCGTCCTCCTTTATGTACAGAAGAAGGCTTTAGAGGAGGTCCCTCCTCATGAACGAGGTCTGGGAGTTTACTAACTCATATTTTTAGTCCCGAAGCCTTCGGGCAATTGGCGTATGATCATAGATCTCTGCTACCTAAATCGGTTTATAAAGCCAAAGCACTTAAGGATGGAGACCATTCGATCACTAATCAGTGTTCTAAATCCAGGAGATCTAATGATTACTATAGATCTGAAGGACGCGTACCTTCATATTCCCATTCACCCAGCTCACAGGAAGTTCCTAAGAGTTGCGGTCTCCATAAGGGGGGGTGGTAAAACATTACCAGTTTGCTGTGCTGCCATTTGGCATTTCTTCTGCTCCCCACACCTTCACCAAGGTTGTGGTTCTGGTTGTCGCCCAACTAGGGCTTCAAGGACTAGAGATCGTCCCATACCTAGACTACTGGCTTCTAAAAGCCGCCACTCTAGACATTCTTTTATCTCCTCTTCAGCTGGCTCTTCAGTCTCTCCAGCGCTTGGGCTGGCTTATAAATTGTGAAAAATCTGAAATCCTTCCATCTACCTCCCAGGATGTTCCTGGGTTTCCTCGTAGACTCCGAACAGATGACACTCTCTCCAGAGAGGAAGGATCAAGTAATAAGAGCCACGCAGTTCCTCATGGTGCCTCGGCGAGTATCCATCATAACTCTTATGAAGATGTTAGGCCACATTTCAGCGTCTGCGGAGGCAGTTCCTTGGGCCCTATGGCATCTACGTCCACTTCAGGAAGAAGTGTTAGCAGTCGTGAATCGCAACCCCAGGGGGTTGGATAAGACGCACTCCCTGTCTGCCAAAGTCTGTTCCTCCCTCAGGTGGTGGAGGAACCTATCAGATGGGAGGTCCTTTATTCAACCTCGTTGGATCACGTTGACCACagacgcctcccttctaggttgggtagcccatctggaggagaatcCAGTACAAGGTACCTGGAGTCCGCAGGATAGGCTTCTCTCATCCAATTTAAGAGAATTGAGAGCAGTTTGTCTCGCTCTCTACCATTTTGCTCCTCTTATCCGCGGGAAGGCGATAAGAGTCTGCTCGGACAATACGACGGTAGTTGCTTACATCAAcagacagggaggcacaagatctcaACCTCTTCTCCAGGAAGTTGGTCTAATTCTTTCTTGGGCAGAAATCGGTCTATCCCACCTTCCGGCTGTCCACATCAGGGTGGTTCTCAACATGGTTGCAGATCGTCGGAGCCTACCAGTTACAGGCGAATGGTCGCTGAACAGAGATGTCTTAACCAAATCACTCTCCAGTGGGGTATTCCAGAGATCGACTTGATGGTTGACTGCCAAGGTGGATAGATTTTGCTCCCTCTACAAGGAAGACAATCCTCTGGCGATAGACGCCCTGTCCATAATATGGAGGTCCCAGCTGGCTTAtatattccctccaatttccatgataccaagggtattgacgaaaatcaagcaagaccagaccccGGTCATTGTGATAATaccattctggccgaagaggtcttggttcacccagctcttGAAGAGGAGTCAGGGCatatattggagacttccccctAATGCAGGACCTAGTGTAGCAGGACACAGGTCCCTGCCTAGATCTGCGGAGACTcggtctgacagcctggagattgacagatccctactagaagctagagggctttctgCGGAGGTCTTGAGAACCATTTCACactccagggcggagtccacaaaGCTTACTCAAGGATATACATTTTTTCCATTCCTTCGATGGTGTGCTGATAAAGAGGTTGTACCCTCAGAGCCTCCTCTTTCAGTTATTCTACAGTTTCTTCAGGATGGCCTGGAACAAGGGTCTAAGTCCTTCAACACTCAGAGTTCATACCTCTGCTCATTCTGCCTTTTCAGGTAGATCTCTAGCTCAAGACCCCCTACTCAGGAGGTTCCTCAAAGGAGCCGAAAGACTGAAACCTAGCATCCTGAGACCTATCGCTGAATGAGATTTATCTGTCgctctaaaggggttatcctcttCCCCCCTTTGAACCTTTTGGAAATTTGTAGACCTTAGATTTTTATCTTTAAAGGTCACATTTCTGTTGGCCATCACTTCGGCCAAGAGGATTGGAGAACTTCAGGCCCTGGCGGCCACTGAACCTTATACCCTCTTCCTCCAGGACAGGGTCCTGTTAAGGTTTCTACTGACCTTTGTTCTCAAAGTTACGTCATTCAGGAACACTAATCAGACCGTTACCTTACCAATTTTGTGTCCCTCTCCCtcatcttctgaggaagaagcctGCCATTCCTTGGACATTTCAAGAAATCTCAGAATTTACCTGAACAGAACTGTGGACTTTAGAAGATCCGAACACCTCCTTGTTTCCTTTTCAGGAAAAAACAAAGGTCCAAAGGCCTCTAAACCCTCTTTAAGTAGGTGGGTAAAAGAGGCAATCCGTGAAGCTATTCTAGCTCAGGATTTAGCTCCTCCATCCTTTTTGTCACTGCCCACTCTACAAGGACAGTGAAAACCTCTTATGCGGAGAAAAGATTGGTTCGGCTAGAACCAATCTGTGCTGCAGCTTCTTGGGGCTCCCAGAGCACCTTTGTTAAACATTATCACCTAGATTCTAGGCGTTCTGAGGGAGTGCCGTTTGGACGTACCATTTTGAGTGCCCCCCCACTTtacgaaagtaaaaaaaaaaaaagcgggacCCTCCCAATTTGTCTGTTTTGCTCCTTGCTAGGTCCcctcttgtgctgctggttaggacgaaagggaagcgttaattttaaagtaaatttgttttcccttagtcctaacagcagcacacaaatttctcACCCAAACCAAGCTAATTTGTTTTTTGGTATACTTGATGATAAAGCACTGTCTGTTGGGGCGGGCGTCCCTTTATGGGGGTGGGTTAATTGTTTAATTAATCTTGGGTAATAATTTTAGcaataaaaattccacctgtgcagccagtttcacaggggagaactcccccccccccccccccacacacacacacacacacacacacacgtgtgcTGCTgataggactaagggaaaacaaatttacattAAAATTAACGCTTCCTAATGCCGTTACCTCTTCGTACAAGTTTATGTATTATGTGATATGTTTGTTGCTTTTAATTTCCTCTGCTCTCCAAGCTAGGGGAAGCCTTAAAAGTGTTACTTTATTGTAGATGCGCCCGTTTCGCAGAGCGTGTCCCCGCCAGTAAGTATCTCCCAGGTGAATTCTCGTTTCTCTCCAACTGATTCTTTGTATTTTTTggaacaatagagggggggggggggggggggggttgttgggAGATGTACCCTAAACCGGCGCAGCGGAAAAGCAGAGCGGTTACCCACAGCCTAGATTTACAGCCCTTTTCCAAAGTGGCTGTCTGGTTGCTGTGGACAACTGCTCCTATTTTCCTCTGCCCTTTTTCTAAGTTTGGGAACTCTCCCCAGCTCTTGGAATCAATTTAGACGTCTTATCTTCTCATTGGATGCTGCTGTCTTCTATCCAGTATGGATCTCTGTCCTCCCCGCTCATCTTTTATTGCAGCTTTCCATTGTGTCCCTGTGTCTTTTATGGTCCCCATTACCCGCTCTCCTGCATGCTAACCTTGCTTCGTCACCGCCATGTTTGCTCTCTCTCTTTTTCAAGAATGTCAGTAAACAGGAAGTTCTGTGTACGTTCACTATCATGCCCCCCTTCCACCATCTCCTTTTTAGCCAAATTCTCCCCCTGCTTTATCGCTCTCTGGTTGACCTCCCAAAGCACAACAGCTGacccaaggaaggggggggggacgaGAGAAgggtagtcacccagcttttccagactgCTGAATGGTAAATCTGCCTGTGTTGATGGCCACTGATATTGGAGAACCACCATAGAGAGGTGGTAATCAGGggagcaccaccaatgaggccaggtgaggcaatgtCCTCCGGCAGCACCAGGGGGGAAAAAagagggcagcggaagggccatgggcaatgagcgctttcattgtggcaaaggggttaggtgaCTGGGAAGACTGGGATCAAGAACATACACACCATAGAGACTGCCCACATAACTGACGTAGGGGGTGTTGGCTCAGGTTGGCCCTACTGCAAGACTTGGACACTGCAATGTTTGCAAACAAGGGGGCAGACTCTGCTCGGAAGGGGGTGATGCTTTGAAACACCGGACCCTTTGTTTATTTCCTGGGGGTGTGCTTCTGCACCAGGAGGAAGAGCTCCTATATTTTACTGATGATTTATCATGTAGACCAGTCTACGCCCTATAACAGCACAGTTAATTATTGTGGCACCAGGACATGGactatccctttaaaaaaaaaaggggtttggtATTTACTCAGTGAGTTAAATGTAACCAACCGTGTGTGTCCTTGGCTTCCTGTCCTTGCATTTGTTTGCGCGTCAGTCCGGCTGCAGAATATTCTGCCGATATCCGTGGgccgcagccttctccggcacCTATACATGTCTGGCTGCACGCAGCTCTGCAGGATACTCCATAGTTAAAGCTGCAGGTTACAGCCCTATTCCCGACACCAGTGCGCTTAGTCCTACGCGGCTACTGGTGCTGTACAACGCAAGGGTGTCCTACCATATTATGACTTTCATGCTCCCCATAGAATTCAATGGAGATGTTGCTCCGCtgtccaacaaaaaataaaaatttgagcaGTGGCTGTGATTTTAATATAAAGCCTGGGTGACTTggtgactaaggcctcttgcacacgaacgttgtttgcccggtgatgcggaccaattcacttgaatggttccgcaatcacggagatgcagaacgtaagcacggatcggaaccccgcgGAAGTACTACAGAGAACTTTTTTTGGGCGGTGCagacagatcacagacccattcatgttgAATGGGTCTctatctgtcccggccgctgcacggaaGTTGCCCCTGCATTTGGGGGCCGCAAATTGCATTACTGACTTGTGTTACTGCCCCTGTAGATCACTGCCCTCCTGTGATGCACAGCCTAGATGCCGAGCATTGTTCTGTGGCTGGCTGATAAGGCCTAGGAGGAAGCCTTGATATTATACAAATATGTGTTATTGTTCCCTTGAGGAATTTCCGTCATTTGATGTCCTCCCCGCCGCACAGTGAGAGGCTGGTGTTTGCATGAACATGTGTCAGGACCTGTAAAAGCAGCTTAGGGAGAACGGACGTAGAGCAATCGCTTGTATAACTGATCACAATCCAACTTGGAGTCAGAAAGGGAGCCTAGTCTTTAAAGGGCCACATGCTGATGACAGTTTCACTATAGACAAACTAGTACAGGAAAAGGCTGTCAATCTCCAGGACTGGCGGGAGGGGGGGAttaggactcgcaggctttcagTTTGGGTGGGTGCTGAGAGCAGGGCTCGTAGGCATTCTGTTTGGGTGGCTGAGAGGAGGGCTCGTAGGCATTCTGTTTGGGTGGCTGagaggagcaggactcacaggctttctctatgggtgggtagaggaagcaggactcacaggctttcagtTTGGGTGGGTGCTgagagcaggactcacaggctctctctatgGGTAGGTGGGCAAAGTAGGACTTGCAGGCTCTCTGTTTGTGCGGGTCTGGAGGGTAGGACTCCAGGCTTTCTCTATGGGTGGCTGAGAAGAGCAGGACTCCGGGCTTTGTTTATGGATGAgtggaggaagcaggactcaccgGCTTTCAGTTTGGGTGGGTGCAGAgagtaggactcacaggcttttctCTATGGGTGGCTGAGAACAGCAGGTTTTGCAGGCTTTCTGTTTGGGTGGTTGCAGAGACCAGGACTACAGGCTTAGTCTATGGGTGGGCGGAGGAAACAGGACTTGCAGGTTTTCTACATGGGTTGGCGAggacaagcgcttcgatcggattgagttcctctagagcgctatataaggacttagtaacataacaacTCGCAGGCTTTCTCTGAGTGGGAGGAAGCAGAACTGAGTGGGAGATTGGAAGGAGAAAGCAGGACTACCATGCTTTCTCTGTGGACGAGAAACagaaaactaatatatatatatccctgaaCTCAGTGCCCACCCCCCGTGTTCTGTGCTGTCCTGATAGATCCACTTTAAGCCATATTGTGTTATGGTTTGATAAGTGAGAAGTCTTTGGTTAGTCCGTAATATAGCTTCTGCACTGTTGCCCTGGAGACATAAGTAGTGTGGTTTGCAGAATTGCTACAAAATCAAGCAGTGCTTTTgctatgcgcccccccccccctcttcttctttGTACTTCCATTCTTGTTATTGTAAATCCTATCGCTTACCCATCATGTGGTTCATCTCATACCTATGTCTTGTGTACTTTGccaatgtaaagaaaaaaagtgatCTGTCGACAGTGGAATTCTTGTGAGCCTTTGTGATAAACCCTTGCTATCCCATGATGCATTGTGCTGGAAGGGCCTTTCCATGACCACTGTTGTCTTTTCTTGTAGGTTCGGCTGCAGGTTCAGAGTGTGTCCAAACCTCTTTATCGAGGGACCTATCATTGCTTCCAGTCTATTATCAGACAGGAAACGGTAAGTACTTTTTTCTCTCCTGCATTTTCCAAGATAAATCCAACGTATGTTGGATTTGGCCATTTCTATTACACAGGTGTTGGCCACCCTCCTCCCCCATGCAGCTGCCTTAAACCAAAGGGGCTACAAGAATTCACAAGAGACCCGTAGAAAATGGGTCCTCTACTCTGCCATGCCATAGATTTAGTCTTGGCTTTCTCCCCTGCCTTTGTCCTTCATCATCCAGATTCTTCCAAAGTTCCAGAGCTGGGGTTCCTTTAGCAAAGTATTCGGGCCCTCTCAGAAGCAGGAACTTAATAGCAGCTGGTAGTCTCATCCTTGGATATGATCTAGAACTTGGCGAAGTTTCATTACGAACCAGTCTTCAACGTCATGTAGCCAAACGGGTGGCAGATGTCTATGTCCGCTTCTGCTGCATGTGTGCTACCATATAGCCTTCAGTGGTACATATCCGTACAAGTCTAGTCCTATAGAGATGACCCTCTTTAGCTGGCAATTAACCTTTAAAATCTCATgggtttctaaaaaaaaaaagtgagctaTAGGGAGATGTTTCATGGGGTCTTTTGTCTGTGTGATAGAGGAGGCACTGTGCTCACTATAGGCAATGATGGTTGTCAGAAACGAAACACGTTTGGCGAATGTCTATAATTTAATATTGTGTGCTCTCTTGTAGGCATGGGGTCTCTACAAAGGAGTCGGATCACCAATGATGGGGTTGACCTTCATCAACGCTCTTGTTTTTGGAGTTCAAGGGAACGCCCTGAGATACCTCGGCTCTGACACTCCATTAAACCAGTTTCTGGCCGGAGCTGCCGCTGGCTCCATCCAGTGTGTAATCTGCTGCCCGATGGAGCTGGCGAAGACCAGGATGCAGCTTCAAGGAACCGGTGAATACAAATCCAAATCCAAGAACTACAAGAATTCCTTGGACTGTCTGGTGAAGATTCACCGCAAAGAAGGACTGAGGGGCATCAACAGAGGCATGGTTACCACATTCTTCAGAGAGACCCCAAGCTTTGGCTTTTACTTCTTGACCTACGACTATCTCTCCAGGTATCTCCACTGTGAGATCAATGACAGTTATATCATCCCCAAGCTGCTGTTCGCTGGGGGGATGTCGGGTATCGTGTCTTGGCTATCGACATACCCCATTGATGTTATCAAGTCTCGACTTCAAGCCGATGGCATCGGTGGGGTCAACAACTACAACGGCATTGTAGACTGCATCAGAAAGAGCTACCAGGTTGAAGGCTGGAGAGTATTTACCAGGGGTCTGACGTCCACGCTGCTCAGAGCCTTCCCCGTCAATGCCGCCACGTTCGCCACCGTTACCCTGTTCCTAATGTACATGAGGTCGGAAAACGCCATCAAGGAATGTGATGCCGGCCCGGCAATACAGCAGCCTAGCAGCATGTAGAACCTTCTCCCGAGTAGCTGACCGATCcccgtgtagttttttttttttttatgagttaTATGATTTTTATGTACATAACGGATATGTATAATTGGTTTCTAGGCATTTTAGACAGACTTTCATCTCGATTGTATAATACAATGTGGCCTTATTTGGATACGTTGCCCCCCCCAGGCTGCTGATAGATGCGTGATCCCTCTGGAGATCCTATGGGATCTACTGCCTTGATAGCGATCAAGTAGATCTCTTTTTAGAGATTACAAATGATTAGGGGGAGGTGCAACTACCGCCTCATTCAATTGAAACAATTGGGAGTCCTATTCCGGTACCGGATGTATTATAGATTCGAGCAGTGGCTGCTTGAACACAAGTATAATCATTG
This region of Bufo gargarizans isolate SCDJY-AF-19 chromosome 11, ASM1485885v1, whole genome shotgun sequence genomic DNA includes:
- the SLC25A29 gene encoding mitochondrial basic amino acids transporter isoform X1, which translates into the protein MALDFLAGCAGGAAGVFVGHPFDTVKVRLQVQSVSKPLYRGTYHCFQSIIRQETAWGLYKGVGSPMMGLTFINALVFGVQGNALRYLGSDTPLNQFLAGAAAGSIQCVICCPMELAKTRMQLQGTGEYKSKSKNYKNSLDCLVKIHRKEGLRGINRGMVTTFFRETPSFGFYFLTYDYLSRYLHCEINDSYIIPKLLFAGGMSGIVSWLSTYPIDVIKSRLQADGIGGVNNYNGIVDCIRKSYQVEGWRVFTRGLTSTLLRAFPVNAATFATVTLFLMYMRSENAIKECDAGPAIQQPSSM
- the SLC25A29 gene encoding mitochondrial basic amino acids transporter isoform X2, whose translation is MMGLTFINALVFGVQGNALRYLGSDTPLNQFLAGAAAGSIQCVICCPMELAKTRMQLQGTGEYKSKSKNYKNSLDCLVKIHRKEGLRGINRGMVTTFFRETPSFGFYFLTYDYLSRYLHCEINDSYIIPKLLFAGGMSGIVSWLSTYPIDVIKSRLQADGIGGVNNYNGIVDCIRKSYQVEGWRVFTRGLTSTLLRAFPVNAATFATVTLFLMYMRSENAIKECDAGPAIQQPSSM